The stretch of DNA CATGTTCGCCGCGATCGGCTCGACGATTACCGCCGCGATCGATCCGCGCTCCGCGGCGAACAGCCGCTCCACGCTTTCAACGGAGTTGTAGCGCGCGACCATCGTCAGCTCGGCGAGCTCCGCCGGCACTCCGCCGCTGTCGGGGATTCCGAGCGTCATGCCACCCGAGCCCGCCTTCACGAGCAGCGAATCGCTGTGGCCGTGATAGCATCCGTCGAACTTGACGATCTTCGAGCGCCCGGTTGCGGCGCGTGCGAGGCGAATCGCGGTCATCCCGGCCTCGGTGCCGGAGCTCACCAGGCGCACGCGCTCGGCGGATTTGATCGCGCTGCTGATCAGCTCGGCGAGTTCCACTTCGATCTCGGTCGGCGCGCCGAATCCAAGTCCGAGTTTCGCCTGATCAGCGATCGCAGCAACGACGCGCGGATGAGCGTGGCCCAGGATCGCGGGGCCGTAGGAGCATACGTAGTCAATGAAATCCCGGTCGTCGGCGTCGATAACGCGCGCTCCGCGTGCGCTTTTGATAAAAAGTGGTGCTCCACCGACCGCCGACCACGCACGCACGGGAGAATTGACCGCACCAGGAATCTTAACCGAAGCGCGGTTGAAGAGTTCACGCGAAGTTTTAGCGGCAAGAGTCTTCATTTCGAATTCCGTTGCATTGGTGCAACTACATTACACGATTTTTTTTTGCGTCAACCAACGAAAATTTTTCTCGCGCACGATCGCCGGCGCATGATCTGCGATCTCACGCGATCACGCACGTGCGCTCTGAGAGCCATCGTGCGCGATCACACGATCGAATCGAATTTTTTCGCGATTTCTATTTTGAGTCCGCTCGTGAATCCGGCAGCAAAAATTTCCTTTCGATTCGCGCGAGTAGCGCGCTACTTCGGAGCCAGTCTTGAGCTAGATGCATACTTCGATTATCACAGTTCCTTCGGCGCAAGACCTCCGTTCACGCACTGATTGAAATCATCGGAGAGTTTAACGTGCGCCATTTCGCTATGGCCTCAAAGCGAGTGCATGTCACCGCTGTTCTCGAAGAGAAAATTGAGGCTGGAAGAACCGATTCATCGCCGGACAAGTTGATAGTCCGGGCAGTCATCTCAATAAGTCGTCGGTCGCTGCGAAGGAAAAAGTACTTATCCACAGATGTGGATAAGGCTGTTCGTAATTCGTAAGCGATCGCGGCTGCGGAACCGTCGTGCCGGAGCCGGTGGGCATCTCCGGCAACAGGAGGGGCAAAGAATGGAAGTTTTGTGGGAGAAGGCTTCTGACCAACTCCGCGAGGAGCTCGGTCAGGTCGGGTTCGAAACCTGGATCGGTCCGCTCAATTTCCTCGGCATGCAGGGGCGGACGGCGACTATCGAAGCACCAAATCGATTTTTCCGCGATTGGGTTCATGAGCGTTATCTGCCGATCGTGCGTTCTGCGCTATCGACGGCGGCAGGCGAAAACGTCGATGTCAAACTGACGCTCGGCGAGAACGGCAATTCTACTTCGACCTCACGCACTACTACTAACGGAAAATCGATGACTCCGCATAACGGCATAGCGGTCGGCGAGACCGCCAGAGGCGATCGTCATCCCCAGTTGAATCCCCGCCAAACCTTCGCCGAATTCGTCGTCGGATCGGCGAACCAGTTCGCGCACGCCGCCGCACAAGCCGTGGCGACTCAGCCCGGTGAGAAATACAACCCGCTTTTCATCTACGGCGGTGTCGGACTCGGCAAGACCCATCTCGTCACTGCGATCGGCCACAGTATCTACGCCAGCGGTGGCAAGCCGCGCAAAGTCATCTTCATGCCGGCCGAGATTTTCATGAACGAGCTGATCGGCTCGCTGCGCCGAGACAGGATGGGCGAGTTCCGCGACAAGTTCCGCCGCGTCGATACGCTCATCCTCGACGACGTGCAGTTCCTGGCCGGCCGCGAACGCACGCAGGAGGAGTTCTTTCACACCTTCAATGCGCTCCATGCCGATCGTCACCAGATCATTCTCACCTCGGATAAAATTCCGCGCGATATCCCGGAGCTTGAAGGACGTCTTCGCAATCGTTTCGAGTCGGGCCTCATCGCGGATATCGCGCCGCCCGACCTCGAGACGCGCGTTGCGATCGTGCAGAAGAAGGCGATGCTCGAGAACCTGAGACTGGTGCCCGATGTTGCGCTCTACATTGCGCAGAGCGTGCAATCCAACGTGCGCGAGCTCGAAGGATGCCTGACGCGGCTAGCGGCGCTCGCCTCGCTCAACAAGTCAGCTATCACGCTCGACTTTGCGCGGCAGGCGCTCCAGGATCTGATTCGCAATCACGACACCAAGCCCGATATCGAGGCGATCCAGAAATGCGTCGCGGATTTCTTCCATATCAAACTCCTCGAGCTGAAATCGAAAAAGCGGACTCAGCACATCGCGTTCTGCCGCCAGGTCGCGATGTACCTGTGCCGCAAGCTGACGGATTGCTCGTTCCCCGTGATCGGCGAGCATTTCGGCCGCGATCACTCGACCGTGATTCACGCCCATAATCTGATCGCGCGTCGGGTAGGTGCCGACTCAGCTTTTCGGATCTCGATCGAAAAGATCGAGCGCGAGCTGAAAAACATCCACGCCCACGCCGCATGAAGAGTTGCTGAGAAGCTGTTGAGAACCTCTGCACAAGTTGCCCGCTATCGACAGCGCTTCGGCGCGCGGGCCGTGATCCGTCGATCAAGTGCCGGGCTCTCAACAGCTTTCGCGGTCACGAATCGTGAACAATCCCGCAGTGTTGCGCCACTCGTCAACAAATCAACACCGCCTACTGTTAATGCTAATCTTTTAGAAATAAATAAGATCTTAAGATCAGGATCAGGTTGGTAATTCATGGCACTTGTTATCGAGCGCGCAGCGTTACAAACGAGCCTCAACCTGGTGCAGGGAATCGTCGAGCGCCGGACCACGGTGCCGATTCTCGGACACGTGCTGCTTGAGCCGAACGGCAATTCGCTCGCGCTCAGCGCAACCGATCTCGAAGTCGGAATCCGTACCCAGGTCGGATGTGAAGGCAAGGAGAAGAGCCTCACGCTCAACGCGCGTAAGCTTTTCGAGATCGTGCGCGAAGCCTCGAGCGAGGAAGTGAACGTGACTTCGCTCGATAACGATTGGGTTGAAATCAAATGCGGCCGCGCCAAGTTCAAGATGATGGGCCTCGATCCGCGCAGCTTTCCCGCGATGCCGAGTCAATCGACGCGCGAAGGCGCCGCGCCGGGGAAGAAGAGTCTCAAGGCCGAGCTCACGATTCCCGCGCTGGTGCTCGCCGAGATGATCGACAAGACACTCTTCGCCGTCAGTCCCGATGAAGCGCGCTATAACCTCAACGGCGTGTACATCGAAGCCGCGGGTCCGAAGGCGGCGCGGATGGTTGCGACGGACGGCCACCGGCTTGCGATGGTCGAGCGCGAAGTGGCGGATTTCCAGATGGAAGGCGGCGCGATAATCCCGCGCAAGGGCGTCGGCGAGCTGCGCAAGATTCTCGACAGCAGCGGCGAAGGCGAAGTGAAGCTGTCGCTCGAAGGCCAGCTCGCGTACATGAAGCGCGGCAGTACGGAAGTGTCGATGCGCCTGGTGGAAGGCGAGTTCCCCGACTATCGTGGCGTGATTCCGAAGAGCTCGAAGTACAAGATCGC from Candidatus Binataceae bacterium encodes:
- the dnaA gene encoding chromosomal replication initiator protein DnaA, whose protein sequence is MEVLWEKASDQLREELGQVGFETWIGPLNFLGMQGRTATIEAPNRFFRDWVHERYLPIVRSALSTAAGENVDVKLTLGENGNSTSTSRTTTNGKSMTPHNGIAVGETARGDRHPQLNPRQTFAEFVVGSANQFAHAAAQAVATQPGEKYNPLFIYGGVGLGKTHLVTAIGHSIYASGGKPRKVIFMPAEIFMNELIGSLRRDRMGEFRDKFRRVDTLILDDVQFLAGRERTQEEFFHTFNALHADRHQIILTSDKIPRDIPELEGRLRNRFESGLIADIAPPDLETRVAIVQKKAMLENLRLVPDVALYIAQSVQSNVRELEGCLTRLAALASLNKSAITLDFARQALQDLIRNHDTKPDIEAIQKCVADFFHIKLLELKSKKRTQHIAFCRQVAMYLCRKLTDCSFPVIGEHFGRDHSTVIHAHNLIARRVGADSAFRISIEKIERELKNIHAHAA
- the dnaN gene encoding DNA polymerase III subunit beta; this encodes MALVIERAALQTSLNLVQGIVERRTTVPILGHVLLEPNGNSLALSATDLEVGIRTQVGCEGKEKSLTLNARKLFEIVREASSEEVNVTSLDNDWVEIKCGRAKFKMMGLDPRSFPAMPSQSTREGAAPGKKSLKAELTIPALVLAEMIDKTLFAVSPDEARYNLNGVYIEAAGPKAARMVATDGHRLAMVEREVADFQMEGGAIIPRKGVGELRKILDSSGEGEVKLSLEGQLAYMKRGSTEVSMRLVEGEFPDYRGVIPKSSKYKIAVDRDGLFAAIRRAAIFSNERYHGVKFSLAPGLLTVSSTSPETGEASESIDVDFKGEEFSIGFNSSYVQQALGVVPSGAEVEFGLSDDVSPGVMHTPSDSKYTYVVMPMRL